A single genomic interval of Streptococcus suis harbors:
- a CDS encoding AAA family ATPase has translation MNNNFNNFNNMDDIFNQLMGNMGGYSTERRRYAINGREVTPEEFAIYRQTGRLPQTEEVAQTQAKGQIKSDGILAKLGRNLTQDAREGKLDPVIGRNKEIQETSEILARRTKNNPVLVGDAGVGKTAVVEGLAQAIVNGDVPAAIKNKEIISIDISGLEAGTQYRGAFEENVQNLVDEVKKAGNIILFFDEIHQILGAGSTGGDSGSKGLADILKPALSRGELTVIGATTQDEYRNTIHKNAALARRFNEVKVNAPSAEDTYQILKGIKPLYEAHHNIELPDEVLRAAVDYSVQYIPQRSLPDKAIDLVDVTAAHLAAQHPVTDIQTLEAEMAEAKQLQLEAAEKEDYEKALNEKVRIDKLQKQIDNHTESQKVVATVNDVAQAVERMTGIPVSQMGASDIERLKELKNRLAAKVIGQDDAVEAVSRAIRRNRAGFDDGNRPIGSFLFVGPTGVGKTELAKQLALDLFGNKDAIIRLDMSEYSDRTAVSKLIGTTAGYIGYDDNSHTLTERVRRNPYSIVLLDEIEKADPQVITLLLQVLDDGHLTDGQGNQVNFKNTIIIATSNAGFGYGMAEGEEELDIMDRIAPFFRPEFLNRFNAVIEFKHLGKDDLKAIVELLLSQVNNTLAKKGIQLMVTEAAKEFLMEEGYDKAMGARPLRRVIENQIRDKVTDYYLDHVDVKYLEADVVDGSIQIKEQSFA, from the coding sequence ATGAACAACAATTTCAATAACTTTAACAACATGGACGATATTTTCAATCAACTCATGGGCAACATGGGAGGCTACAGCACCGAACGCCGTCGCTATGCGATCAATGGTCGTGAGGTGACGCCGGAGGAATTTGCCATTTACCGTCAGACTGGTCGCTTGCCACAGACAGAAGAAGTGGCTCAAACACAGGCCAAAGGTCAGATAAAGTCAGACGGGATTCTTGCAAAACTGGGTCGCAATTTGACCCAAGATGCGCGTGAAGGTAAGTTGGATCCAGTCATTGGACGAAACAAGGAAATCCAAGAAACCTCTGAAATCCTAGCTCGTCGTACCAAGAACAACCCTGTTCTGGTCGGTGATGCGGGTGTCGGAAAGACAGCGGTAGTAGAAGGCTTGGCTCAAGCCATTGTCAACGGAGATGTGCCAGCAGCCATTAAGAACAAGGAAATCATCTCCATCGACATTTCAGGCTTGGAAGCTGGGACTCAGTATCGTGGTGCTTTTGAGGAAAATGTGCAGAATCTTGTGGATGAAGTCAAAAAAGCAGGAAATATCATTCTCTTCTTTGATGAAATTCATCAGATTTTGGGAGCTGGTAGCACTGGTGGGGACTCAGGTTCCAAGGGTTTAGCGGATATTCTCAAACCAGCTTTATCCCGTGGGGAATTGACGGTTATCGGTGCCACTACACAGGACGAATACCGCAATACCATTCACAAGAACGCCGCTCTGGCTCGTCGTTTCAATGAAGTCAAGGTTAATGCTCCGTCCGCAGAAGACACCTACCAGATTTTGAAAGGGATTAAGCCGCTTTATGAAGCCCACCACAATATTGAATTGCCAGATGAGGTCTTGAGAGCTGCGGTTGATTATTCCGTCCAATATATTCCACAACGTAGCTTGCCTGATAAGGCCATTGACCTAGTCGATGTGACTGCTGCACACTTGGCTGCACAACATCCTGTGACAGATATTCAGACCTTAGAAGCAGAAATGGCTGAGGCAAAACAGTTGCAGTTGGAAGCAGCTGAAAAAGAGGATTATGAAAAAGCCTTGAATGAAAAAGTCCGTATTGATAAGCTACAAAAACAGATTGACAACCATACCGAAAGTCAAAAAGTTGTTGCGACTGTTAATGATGTGGCTCAGGCGGTTGAGCGGATGACAGGAATTCCAGTCTCTCAAATGGGAGCTTCTGATATTGAACGACTCAAGGAATTGAAAAATCGCCTGGCAGCTAAGGTTATCGGTCAAGACGATGCGGTGGAAGCTGTATCCCGTGCCATTCGTCGGAATCGTGCAGGTTTTGATGATGGCAACCGTCCGATTGGTTCCTTCCTCTTTGTCGGTCCGACAGGTGTGGGTAAGACAGAGTTGGCAAAACAGTTAGCGCTAGACTTGTTTGGTAACAAGGATGCCATTATTCGTTTGGATATGTCTGAATACAGCGATCGGACAGCCGTTTCCAAATTAATCGGTACCACAGCTGGCTACATTGGCTACGATGACAATTCCCATACTCTCACTGAACGTGTCCGCCGCAATCCTTACTCCATTGTCCTCTTGGATGAGATTGAAAAGGCAGATCCGCAAGTGATTACCCTTCTCTTGCAAGTGCTAGATGACGGGCATTTGACTGATGGACAGGGCAACCAAGTTAACTTTAAAAATACCATTATTATCGCGACTTCCAATGCTGGTTTTGGTTATGGAATGGCAGAAGGTGAAGAAGAGCTAGACATCATGGACCGCATCGCACCATTCTTCCGTCCGGAGTTCCTTAATCGTTTTAACGCAGTTATCGAATTCAAGCACTTGGGTAAAGATGATCTCAAAGCCATTGTAGAATTACTTTTGTCCCAGGTCAATAATACCCTGGCGAAGAAAGGCATCCAATTAATGGTAACGGAAGCTGCCAAAGAATTCTTGATGGAAGAAGGCTATGACAAGGCCATGGGAGCCCGTCCTCTGCGCCGCGTGATTGAAAATCAGATTCGAGACAAGGTAACAGATTACTATTTGGATCATGTTGATGTCAAATATCTGGAAGCGGATGTGGTTGATGGAAGCATCCAAATAAAAGAGCAAAGCTTTGCTTAA
- a CDS encoding peptide deformylase yields the protein MIQPIMKDIFFLQQKSEPATQLDVQVGQDLQDTLVANAHACVGMAANMIGVKKRIIIVNMGFTNLVIYNPVLISKAKPYQTEEGCLSLEGIRPTTRYQEIEVEFFDASWKKQNLKLTDFQAQIVQHELDHLEGIII from the coding sequence ATGATTCAACCTATTATGAAAGATATTTTCTTCCTGCAACAAAAGTCTGAGCCTGCGACTCAGCTAGATGTGCAGGTCGGTCAGGATTTACAGGATACTTTGGTAGCCAACGCTCACGCCTGCGTGGGCATGGCGGCCAACATGATTGGCGTCAAAAAGCGGATTATCATCGTCAACATGGGCTTCACCAACCTGGTCATCTACAATCCCGTCCTCATCAGCAAGGCCAAGCCCTATCAGACAGAAGAGGGCTGCCTGTCGCTCGAAGGTATCCGTCCGACCACTCGCTATCAGGAGATTGAAGTGGAGTTTTTTGATGCTTCTTGGAAAAAGCAGAACCTAAAGCTGACAGACTTCCAAGCCCAGATTGTTCAGCATGAACTAGATCATTTGGAAGGGATTATCATCTAG
- a CDS encoding IS110 family transposase — MRAVFGIDVSKASSEVAILVNGEKVHGYTMSNDAIGFARLLGDLKTVHKPEIIFEATGVYSRRLQTFLEDNGYAYTRLNPLEAKKQLDSLRVRKTDQIDAEKLAQSQFVLNRKPTYVQEEVYQELRDLSRFYQNLTEDIVRAKNRLHKVLQVTFPEIETVLSKPTGEQYWNLVTAFPYKDFVLDLSKDELLESIRQSTSKRISDKRVAYLAEKLIALANQSYCAVKKTSPMLEEVRYYAKELLRLSEQRQTVLDQMVELAQPLPEYDILLSIPGIAETTATSIIGELGDIRRFQSANQINAFIGIDLRHYESGNFLAKEHITKRGNPYARKILFKCIHNIASASHTNPCHIADFYEKRKRQSQTTSTKPHTIASIHRLIRTMYYLITHNKLYDYRSTQNQ; from the coding sequence ATGCGTGCAGTTTTTGGGATTGATGTGAGTAAGGCAAGTTCAGAAGTGGCCATTCTAGTCAATGGTGAGAAAGTTCATGGCTATACCATGTCCAATGACGCCATCGGCTTTGCTCGGCTACTTGGCGATTTGAAAACCGTCCATAAGCCAGAAATCATCTTTGAAGCAACAGGTGTCTATTCTCGCCGTCTCCAAACTTTTCTAGAAGATAATGGCTATGCTTATACAAGGCTTAATCCCTTAGAAGCTAAGAAGCAACTGGATAGCTTGCGTGTGAGGAAAACAGATCAAATTGACGCTGAAAAACTGGCTCAATCTCAATTTGTGCTGAATCGTAAACCCACTTATGTCCAAGAAGAAGTCTATCAAGAACTGCGAGATTTAAGTCGCTTCTATCAGAACTTAACTGAGGACATCGTTCGAGCTAAAAACCGTCTGCACAAGGTCTTGCAAGTCACGTTTCCAGAGATAGAGACTGTCTTATCAAAGCCAACTGGGGAACAATACTGGAACTTAGTTACTGCGTTTCCTTACAAGGACTTCGTGCTTGATTTAAGCAAGGACGAACTCTTAGAGAGCATTCGTCAGTCCACCTCAAAACGGATTTCTGACAAGCGTGTGGCGTATTTAGCTGAGAAGCTGATAGCACTAGCTAATCAATCTTATTGTGCCGTCAAGAAAACCTCTCCAATGCTGGAAGAGGTTCGTTATTATGCAAAAGAATTGCTTCGGCTTTCTGAACAGAGACAAACTGTCCTAGACCAAATGGTGGAACTAGCTCAGCCATTACCTGAATATGACATTCTGCTCTCTATTCCTGGAATAGCTGAGACTACTGCAACAAGTATTATTGGTGAACTGGGAGATATTCGCCGTTTTCAGTCTGCCAACCAAATCAATGCCTTTATCGGTATTGATCTGAGACACTATGAATCTGGCAACTTCCTCGCTAAGGAACACATTACCAAGCGTGGCAATCCCTACGCTAGAAAGATTCTGTTCAAATGTATTCACAATATCGCTTCAGCCAGTCACACCAATCCTTGCCATATCGCCGACTTTTATGAGAAACGAAAAAGACAATCGCAAACGACTTCTACAAAGCCACACACGATTGCCTCCATACATCGTCTCATTCGGACAATGTATTACCTCATAACGCATAACAAACTTTACGATTATCGTTCTACCCAAAATCAGTAA
- a CDS encoding aminoacyltransferase, which produces MTFCQITKEEFLKHCEQVNEKSFFQSIEMAGLLSKRGYDVRYAGFKNSQSEIVISTLLFCKKMAGGLYMELNSGPLVTDDAYLEEFYQSLKNYAKREGVLELVVKPSQTYQLFDSVGNPISEADTQLIEKMVQVGFKHDGLQTGYPNGEPVWHYVKDLEGITEDTLVSSFSKKGKVLSKKANSFGLKIIRLTKDELPRFKAITETTSNRRDYTDKPLEYYQDLFDTFSDGADFLIASLNLTTYLDLLHSQEDKLKKIAENLVQDLSINPKSRKKGNELREIESQIESFEQRKQNAEHWINKYGTSDIDIAASLFIYTKQELVYLFSGSLEEFSSFYAPIVLQEFAMKKAIKKSIKFYNFLGITGLFDGSDGVLRFKQNFNGYILRKAGTFRYYPHPIKHKIIQIIKNILRLVVRKSPTGESSHYFFFMLK; this is translated from the coding sequence ATGACTTTTTGTCAAATAACTAAAGAAGAATTTTTAAAGCATTGTGAACAAGTAAATGAAAAATCATTTTTTCAATCTATTGAGATGGCCGGATTACTATCCAAGCGAGGATATGATGTTCGCTATGCTGGTTTTAAAAATTCACAATCAGAAATCGTTATTTCTACTTTGCTTTTCTGTAAGAAGATGGCTGGTGGTTTGTATATGGAATTGAATTCTGGACCGCTGGTTACCGATGATGCTTATTTAGAGGAATTTTATCAATCTTTAAAAAACTATGCTAAGCGTGAAGGCGTACTTGAATTGGTGGTCAAGCCTTCCCAAACCTATCAACTCTTTGATAGTGTAGGGAATCCAATTAGTGAAGCAGATACTCAACTAATTGAGAAGATGGTGCAAGTTGGATTTAAACATGATGGCTTACAAACAGGTTATCCAAATGGAGAGCCGGTTTGGCATTATGTGAAGGATTTGGAGGGGATTACTGAAGATACCTTAGTATCCTCCTTTAGTAAAAAAGGGAAAGTTCTTAGTAAGAAGGCTAATAGCTTTGGACTGAAAATTATTAGATTAACAAAGGATGAACTACCGCGATTTAAAGCTATAACAGAAACTACTTCAAACAGAAGAGATTATACAGATAAACCGTTAGAATATTATCAAGATCTATTTGATACATTTAGTGATGGAGCGGATTTCTTAATTGCAAGTTTGAATCTGACTACCTATCTAGATTTATTACATTCTCAAGAAGATAAATTGAAAAAAATAGCAGAGAATTTAGTGCAAGATTTGAGTATAAATCCGAAATCTAGAAAAAAAGGGAATGAACTACGCGAAATTGAAAGTCAAATAGAGAGTTTTGAGCAACGAAAACAAAATGCTGAACACTGGATTAACAAATATGGGACATCTGATATAGATATTGCTGCTAGTTTGTTTATATATACTAAACAAGAATTGGTGTATTTATTTAGTGGTTCACTTGAGGAGTTCAGTAGTTTCTATGCTCCAATCGTTTTACAAGAATTCGCAATGAAGAAGGCAATAAAAAAATCTATCAAGTTTTATAATTTCTTAGGGATTACAGGCTTATTCGATGGCTCGGATGGTGTTCTTCGCTTTAAGCAAAATTTTAATGGGTATATTTTGAGAAAAGCTGGTACTTTTCGTTACTATCCTCATCCGATAAAGCATAAAATAATTCAAATTATCAAAAACATACTAAGATTAGTAGTGAGGAAATCTCCGACGGGAGAGAGTAGTCACTACTTTTTCTTTATGTTAAAGTAG
- a CDS encoding peptidoglycan bridge formation glycyltransferase FemA/FemB family protein: MFYTYKIGISAEEHDSFVKQSPQANLLQSSQWATVKSEWRNERLGFFKDGKLVAVASLLIRRLVVPFGFTMIYIPRGPVMDYEDAELVSFVFKSIKEFALRERSVVIKFDPFIRLSSKTITGDREEELNVLAVKDRIVDLGGIWSGRVQTMSATIQPTCHAVLYSESFSEESLNKRVRQNIRSARNKGIEIRIGREELLRDFSELLKKTEERKSIRLRGREYYQKILNAYPENSYIVVAYLDLAKRYEQLSYLEEKLVKEAMTFTSTTRQSKIENYKKETRRINTELEMIHSLIRNGSKLVPLAGTLTIDFAGTSENIYAGMDEKFKHYQPALLTWVETAKCAFERGVKWQNLGGIEPTLDGGLYHFKSHLNPVVEEYIGEFDLIVSPILYKIFQVLLEIRKKLRKKK, encoded by the coding sequence ATGTTTTACACTTATAAAATAGGCATTTCTGCTGAGGAACATGATTCATTTGTAAAACAATCACCACAGGCCAATCTCTTGCAGAGCAGTCAGTGGGCAACCGTAAAAAGTGAGTGGCGAAATGAGAGACTAGGCTTTTTTAAAGATGGGAAATTAGTGGCAGTTGCTTCTCTTCTTATCAGAAGGTTGGTAGTACCATTTGGTTTTACGATGATTTATATACCTAGAGGTCCTGTAATGGATTATGAAGATGCTGAATTAGTATCATTTGTATTTAAGTCCATTAAAGAATTTGCCCTGCGAGAACGCAGTGTTGTTATAAAATTCGATCCATTTATTCGACTATCTAGTAAAACTATAACAGGAGATAGGGAAGAAGAATTAAATGTACTTGCCGTCAAAGATAGGATTGTTGATTTGGGAGGTATTTGGTCTGGTCGAGTGCAGACCATGTCGGCTACAATCCAACCTACTTGTCATGCAGTATTGTATAGCGAATCCTTCTCAGAGGAATCACTAAATAAACGAGTTCGACAAAATATTCGGTCGGCGCGTAATAAAGGTATTGAGATTCGAATTGGTCGTGAGGAATTGTTAAGAGATTTTTCAGAGCTATTAAAAAAGACTGAGGAGCGCAAATCTATTCGCTTGCGGGGGAGAGAGTATTATCAAAAAATATTGAATGCCTATCCAGAAAATTCTTATATTGTAGTTGCCTATTTGGATTTAGCAAAGAGATATGAACAGTTATCTTATCTTGAAGAAAAATTAGTAAAAGAAGCCATGACTTTCACCTCCACTACGAGACAATCGAAGATTGAAAATTATAAAAAAGAAACCCGAAGAATAAATACAGAATTAGAAATGATACATTCTCTGATTCGTAACGGGAGTAAGTTAGTTCCATTGGCTGGTACTTTGACAATTGATTTTGCAGGAACATCTGAAAATATCTATGCTGGTATGGATGAAAAGTTTAAACATTATCAGCCTGCTTTACTAACATGGGTGGAGACAGCAAAGTGTGCATTCGAACGAGGTGTGAAATGGCAAAATTTAGGAGGAATAGAGCCAACTTTAGACGGAGGCCTTTATCACTTTAAATCACATTTGAATCCAGTAGTAGAAGAGTATATCGGCGAATTCGATCTTATTGTTTCGCCAATATTATATAAGATTTTTCAAGTTTTACTGGAAATTAGAAAAAAATTAAGGAAGAAAAAATAA
- a CDS encoding UPF0158 family protein, producing the protein MAVWFQDVVDSLQMISQGDRYYYDSYLDELVYLSVEETGLESCEGLEEEIEEDVTGRFVRLPTYYDFNPYTFMELYISDLTDGDLSGRLFRAIRGRGAFRRFKNELERCYRLEEWYAFETQCYKELVLEWCQENKIAIVDNQLKKM; encoded by the coding sequence ATGGCAGTTTGGTTTCAAGATGTGGTTGATTCGTTGCAGATGATTAGTCAAGGTGATAGGTACTATTATGATAGCTATTTAGATGAATTAGTCTATCTGTCTGTTGAGGAAACGGGGCTTGAATCCTGTGAAGGTTTAGAAGAAGAGATTGAGGAGGATGTGACGGGAAGGTTCGTACGGCTGCCGACCTATTATGACTTCAATCCCTACACATTTATGGAGCTCTATATTTCTGATTTGACTGATGGAGACTTGTCTGGCCGTCTATTTCGAGCTATTCGAGGGCGCGGTGCTTTTAGACGTTTTAAGAATGAGTTAGAGAGATGTTACCGTTTGGAAGAATGGTATGCCTTTGAAACACAATGTTACAAAGAACTTGTACTGGAATGGTGCCAGGAAAATAAGATTGCTATTGTGGACAACCAGCTGAAAAAAATGTAA